From the genome of Myxococcus stipitatus, one region includes:
- a CDS encoding glutathione S-transferase family protein, whose amino-acid sequence MIDLYTFPTPNGRKVSIALEELGLKYTAKSVDITKGEQFKPGFLAINPNNKIPAIVDPEGPDGRPITVFESGAILLYLADKTGKLLPVGARGRTEATQWLMFQMGGVGPMFGQLNHFGRFASTKYPYAIERYHGESRRLLKVLDGQLGKGDFVAGTYSIADIALYPWVVGTKGYFPELFAGLSHVAQWLERVGSRPAVQRGMKVP is encoded by the coding sequence ATGATCGACCTGTACACGTTCCCCACGCCCAACGGGCGCAAGGTATCCATCGCCCTGGAGGAGCTGGGGCTGAAGTACACCGCGAAGTCGGTGGACATCACGAAGGGCGAGCAGTTCAAGCCCGGGTTCCTGGCCATCAACCCCAACAACAAGATTCCGGCCATCGTCGACCCGGAAGGGCCGGACGGGCGGCCCATCACCGTCTTCGAGTCGGGCGCCATCCTCCTCTACCTCGCGGACAAGACGGGCAAGCTGTTGCCCGTGGGCGCGCGGGGCAGGACGGAGGCCACGCAGTGGCTGATGTTCCAGATGGGCGGCGTGGGCCCCATGTTCGGCCAGCTCAACCACTTCGGCCGCTTCGCGAGCACCAAGTATCCGTACGCCATCGAGCGCTACCACGGCGAATCCCGGCGCCTGCTGAAGGTGCTCGACGGCCAGCTGGGCAAGGGCGACTTCGTGGCGGGCACCTACTCCATCGCGGACATCGCGCTCTATCCGTGGGTAGTGGGCACGAAGGGCTACTTCCCGGAGCTGTTCGCCGGGCTGAGCCACGTCGCGCAGTGGTTGGAGCGCGTGGGCAGCCGCCCCGCCGTGCAGCGGGGCATGAAGGTCCCCTGA
- a CDS encoding Hsp70 family protein, whose protein sequence is MRACGLDFGTSNTAAALPDGTVLSLQPHTPEPRLFRSVMFFPDDEREVYTGANAINRYLEDNTGRFIQSVKSFLHSNSFRATQVKGRTFTIEELVAILLRRVREAAGEHMGGPPEAVILGRPAVFTPDPEADALAQRRLLRAAELAGFEHVQFLIEPIAAALAYEAQLTRDELVLVADFGAGTTDLTLMRLGPSRRGAKDRRPDVVGSTGVRIGGDRFDAEIMRHKLLPRFGAGSTYRVRGLSDKRLPIPQHVLAKLLSWHEMSFIREKSTQELLATMLETSDKKAEIEALHDLVMDNLGYRLFRAIEAAKVRLSRDEVATVDFEEARINLHEPITRDEFNAFSKPLLDELEQCTEVLLSRHPEAEHIDAVFLTGGSSQIPAVRELYVRRFGEERVRTADAFTSVAEGLGRASAALG, encoded by the coding sequence ATGCGTGCCTGCGGACTCGACTTCGGAACCAGCAATACCGCCGCGGCCCTGCCGGACGGCACGGTGCTGTCGCTGCAACCCCACACCCCGGAGCCCCGGCTGTTCCGCTCCGTGATGTTCTTCCCGGACGACGAGCGCGAGGTCTACACCGGCGCCAACGCCATCAACCGGTACCTGGAGGACAACACCGGACGCTTCATCCAGTCCGTGAAGTCCTTCCTGCACTCCAACTCCTTCCGCGCCACGCAGGTGAAGGGCCGCACCTTCACCATCGAGGAGCTGGTCGCCATCCTGCTGCGCCGGGTGCGCGAAGCCGCGGGCGAGCACATGGGTGGGCCCCCGGAGGCGGTCATCCTGGGCCGTCCCGCCGTCTTCACGCCGGACCCGGAGGCGGACGCGCTGGCGCAGCGACGGCTCTTGCGCGCCGCGGAGCTGGCGGGCTTCGAGCACGTCCAGTTCCTCATCGAGCCCATCGCCGCGGCGCTCGCGTACGAGGCGCAGCTGACGCGCGACGAGCTGGTGCTGGTGGCGGACTTCGGCGCCGGTACCACGGACCTCACGCTGATGCGCCTGGGCCCCTCGCGGCGCGGCGCGAAGGACCGGCGCCCGGACGTGGTGGGCTCCACGGGCGTGCGCATCGGTGGAGATCGCTTCGACGCCGAAATCATGCGGCACAAGCTGCTGCCCCGCTTCGGCGCCGGGTCGACCTACCGGGTGCGCGGCTTGAGCGACAAGCGGCTGCCCATCCCCCAGCACGTGCTGGCGAAGCTGCTCTCCTGGCACGAGATGTCCTTCATCCGGGAGAAGTCCACGCAGGAGCTGCTGGCGACGATGCTGGAGACCAGCGACAAGAAGGCCGAAATCGAGGCCCTGCACGACCTGGTGATGGACAACCTGGGCTACCGCCTGTTCCGCGCCATCGAGGCCGCCAAGGTGCGCCTGTCACGCGACGAGGTGGCCACGGTCGACTTCGAGGAGGCGCGCATCAACCTCCACGAGCCCATCACCCGCGACGAGTTCAACGCCTTCAGCAAGCCGCTGCTCGACGAGCTGGAGCAGTGCACCGAGGTGCTCCTGTCCCGGCACCCGGAGGCCGAGCACATCGACGCGGTGTTCCTCACCGGCGGCTCGTCGCAGATTCCAGCCGTGCGCGAGCTGTACGTGCGCCGCTTCGGCGAGGAGCGCGTGCGCACCGCGGACGCCTTCACCTCCGTCGCCGAGGGGCTCGGCCGCGCCTCCGCCGCGCTGGGCTGA
- a CDS encoding SDR family oxidoreductase, with the protein MSAETRLDGKVCLITGATGGIGLETAKALGRMGATLVLVGRDPGRTQAAVDAVRAHAPGAQVDSLLADLSSMKAVRELAQTFRSRYPRLDVLLNNAGLIIDRRQVTVDGFEATLATNHLAPFLLTNLLLDLLKDSGAARVINVSSDVHHIGKLQFDDLQSERRYDGFRVYATSKLANLLFTRALAKRLEGTRVTTNAVHPGVVSTGFGHNSQGFFKWLVKLGAPFMLSAASGAKTSIYLASSPEVEGVTGQYFIRRRKRRPSAAARDDALAERLWQESARLTGVKP; encoded by the coding sequence ATGAGCGCCGAGACACGACTGGACGGGAAGGTGTGCCTCATCACCGGGGCCACCGGCGGCATCGGACTGGAGACGGCCAAGGCCCTGGGGCGCATGGGCGCCACGCTGGTCCTGGTGGGGCGTGACCCCGGCAGGACGCAGGCCGCCGTCGACGCCGTGCGCGCGCACGCCCCTGGCGCCCAGGTGGACTCCCTCCTCGCGGACCTCTCGTCGATGAAGGCCGTGCGCGAGCTGGCCCAGACCTTCCGCTCGCGCTACCCGCGCCTGGACGTGCTGCTCAACAACGCGGGGCTCATCATCGACCGCCGGCAGGTGACGGTGGACGGCTTCGAGGCCACGCTCGCCACCAACCACCTGGCGCCCTTCCTCCTGACGAACCTGCTGCTCGACCTCTTGAAGGACAGCGGCGCCGCGCGCGTCATCAACGTGTCCTCGGACGTGCACCACATCGGCAAGCTCCAGTTCGACGACCTCCAGAGCGAGCGGCGCTACGACGGCTTCCGCGTCTACGCCACGTCGAAGCTGGCGAACCTCCTGTTCACCCGCGCGCTGGCGAAGCGGCTGGAGGGGACCCGCGTCACCACCAACGCGGTGCACCCGGGCGTGGTGAGCACCGGCTTCGGGCACAACAGCCAGGGCTTCTTCAAGTGGCTGGTCAAGCTCGGGGCCCCCTTCATGCTGTCCGCCGCGAGCGGAGCGAAGACCTCCATCTACCTGGCGTCGTCACCGGAGGTGGAGGGAGTCACCGGGCAGTACTTCATCCGGCGCCGCAAGAGGAGGCCGTCCGCCGCCGCGCGGGACGACGCCCTCGCGGAGCGCCTGTGGCAGGAGAGCGCGCGGCTCACGGGAGTGAAACCATGA
- a CDS encoding inorganic diphosphatase codes for MTTDLTRLPTRGQHGAFHVVVESPRGSTVKLKYDAALAAFSISRPLTRGLRYPFDWGFIPSTQGPDGDPLDAMVLWDDTTWPGVVLPCRALGVLQVDQKRKGGRPGERERNDRILAVPVSAPREENLRTYQDLSRREREELAHFFMAAVHFEDKDARILGWEGPEAAERMLPLPSGG; via the coding sequence ATGACGACGGACCTCACCCGCCTGCCCACGCGCGGGCAGCACGGCGCCTTCCATGTCGTCGTCGAGTCGCCTCGGGGCTCGACGGTGAAGCTCAAGTACGACGCCGCGCTGGCCGCCTTCTCCATCTCCCGCCCGCTCACCCGCGGGCTGCGCTACCCGTTCGACTGGGGCTTCATCCCCTCCACGCAGGGGCCGGACGGAGACCCGCTCGACGCGATGGTGCTATGGGACGACACCACCTGGCCCGGCGTGGTGCTGCCCTGTCGCGCGCTGGGCGTCCTCCAGGTGGACCAGAAGCGCAAGGGCGGCAGGCCGGGCGAGCGCGAGCGCAACGACCGCATCCTCGCCGTCCCCGTGTCCGCCCCGCGCGAGGAGAACCTGCGCACCTACCAGGACCTGTCACGCCGTGAACGCGAGGAGCTGGCGCACTTCTTCATGGCCGCCGTCCACTTCGAGGACAAGGACGCGCGCATCCTCGGCTGGGAAGGCCCCGAGGCCGCCGAGCGGATGCTCCCCCTGCCCTCCGGAGGCTGA
- the dps gene encoding DNA starvation/stationary phase protection protein Dps → MNFPSHVNVPAETREEIIDLLNTLLADAIDLHWQIKQAHWNIRGTHFYSRHLLFDDLAKHARKQADDFAERAGTLGGYAEGTIRLAAKNSELPEYDLKAVESEDHLRALVDRMARYAASIRNGIQRCDELNEPITVDLLTQVLGDVELDLWFLESHLNGTGRPVARKGGREDARGEPSRTPHA, encoded by the coding sequence ATGAACTTTCCCAGCCACGTGAATGTCCCCGCCGAGACCCGCGAGGAGATCATCGACCTGCTCAACACCCTGCTGGCCGACGCCATCGACCTGCACTGGCAGATCAAACAAGCGCACTGGAACATCCGCGGCACGCACTTCTACAGCCGCCACCTGCTGTTCGACGACCTGGCCAAGCACGCGCGCAAACAGGCCGACGACTTCGCCGAGCGCGCTGGCACCCTGGGCGGCTACGCCGAGGGCACCATCCGCCTGGCGGCGAAGAACAGCGAGCTGCCCGAGTACGACCTCAAGGCGGTGGAGAGCGAGGACCACCTGCGCGCGCTCGTGGACCGCATGGCCCGCTACGCCGCGTCCATCCGCAATGGCATCCAGCGCTGCGACGAGCTGAACGAACCCATCACCGTGGACCTGCTCACGCAGGTGCTCGGCGACGTGGAGCTGGACCTGTGGTTCCTGGAGAGCCACCTCAACGGCACCGGCCGCCCCGTCGCTCGGAAGGGCGGGCGCGAGGACGCCCGGGGCGAGCCCTCCCGCACGCCCCACGCCTGA
- a CDS encoding TonB-dependent receptor, whose product MKTLFAVISLLVAAGAWAQVPDGGAAAPDADAGVPTGVLTKPPVLLRQVEAPYPPDAAAQQLEGTVVMVIDISETGAVTNVEVSQPAGHGFDEAAVEAVKQFQFEPAEVDDVPAPVRIQYAYQFVFRPVAPAPLEDGGVAAPEAPVNFSGRALERGTRKPLVGAEVVLPELDLSAVADGEGRFAFRGVPLGTHEVLVVLGGYDRFRTQETFTEGRETQATYYVQKRIFSPYETVVRSDRERKEVTSTTLQVAEVQRVPGTQGDTLKVVQNLPGVARPAFNGGDLVIRGTSPQESGVFLDGLRIPLLYHFGGLTSVYNSDLLEALDYLPGNFSAYYGNITGGVINVRSREPRMDRIHGTVGVSLVESSAVIEGPITENLGFAVGGRRSYIDLVLGVIPEGEDGPSLQVAPRYYDAQLKLVWKPLSRHVFSLQGLTSRDRLALVFDRPADDDPTVNGNLDVTTGFNQLRLRHEYKGEALRLDTQALVGDTLVEFAIGERNLRIHSTDLNLRSTAELSFGDVFTFAGGVDVATSLAHVNARVQRPPREGEPPMPLVTEELLTTDGDFTQFFPSAWVEGRWRPVKGLLVVPGVRAEGYVFTDQEHAKGSLDPRLAVRYALTDAWTLKGGVGVYHSPPIQDEPSIAFGNPELRAKRSFQYGLGAEWQPLPEWFVSSEVFYNDLDDLIVRSDGLVERDGELVPERLKNGGVGRIYGLELLVRRSLTDRLFGWISYTLSRSERRDAPGARWRKFDNDQTHVLTAIASYKLPRGWEVGARFRFASGNPTTPVVGSVRDDGTDVFLPLYTAVNSRRLPSFNQLDIRVDKNFVFDQWTLDVYLDLTNVYNNAAVEGIAYNYNYTQSAWFEGLPILPILGVKGAF is encoded by the coding sequence ATGAAAACGCTCTTCGCCGTCATCAGCCTCCTCGTCGCCGCCGGGGCCTGGGCCCAGGTCCCGGATGGCGGCGCCGCCGCACCGGACGCCGACGCGGGTGTCCCCACCGGAGTGCTGACGAAGCCGCCGGTCCTGTTGCGGCAGGTGGAGGCCCCCTATCCGCCGGACGCCGCCGCCCAGCAGCTCGAGGGCACGGTGGTGATGGTCATCGACATCTCGGAGACGGGCGCCGTCACGAACGTCGAGGTGTCGCAGCCGGCGGGGCACGGCTTCGACGAGGCGGCGGTGGAGGCCGTCAAGCAGTTCCAGTTCGAGCCGGCGGAGGTGGACGACGTCCCCGCGCCGGTGCGCATCCAGTACGCCTACCAGTTCGTGTTCCGTCCCGTGGCGCCCGCGCCGCTGGAGGACGGGGGCGTGGCCGCGCCGGAGGCGCCGGTGAACTTCAGCGGCCGGGCGCTGGAGCGCGGCACGCGCAAGCCGCTGGTCGGCGCGGAGGTGGTGCTGCCGGAGCTGGACCTGTCCGCCGTCGCGGATGGCGAGGGCCGCTTCGCCTTCCGGGGCGTGCCGCTGGGCACGCACGAGGTGCTGGTGGTGCTGGGCGGGTATGACCGCTTCCGCACCCAGGAGACCTTCACGGAGGGGCGCGAGACGCAGGCGACGTACTACGTGCAGAAGCGCATCTTCAGCCCGTACGAGACGGTGGTGCGCAGCGACCGCGAGCGCAAGGAGGTGACGAGCACCACCCTCCAGGTGGCCGAGGTGCAGCGCGTGCCCGGCACGCAGGGCGACACGCTCAAGGTGGTGCAGAACCTGCCCGGCGTGGCGCGGCCGGCCTTCAACGGCGGCGACCTGGTCATCCGCGGCACCAGCCCGCAGGAGTCCGGCGTCTTCCTGGACGGCCTGCGCATCCCCCTGCTGTACCACTTCGGCGGGCTGACCTCCGTCTACAACTCCGACCTGCTGGAGGCGCTGGACTACCTGCCCGGCAACTTCTCCGCCTACTACGGCAACATCACCGGCGGCGTCATCAACGTGCGCAGCCGCGAGCCGCGCATGGACCGCATCCACGGCACGGTGGGCGTCAGCCTGGTCGAATCCAGCGCCGTCATCGAGGGACCCATCACCGAGAACCTGGGCTTCGCGGTGGGCGGCCGGCGCTCGTACATCGACCTGGTGCTGGGCGTGATTCCGGAGGGCGAGGACGGCCCGTCCCTCCAGGTGGCGCCGCGCTACTACGACGCGCAGCTCAAGCTGGTGTGGAAGCCGCTGTCGCGCCACGTCTTCTCGCTGCAGGGGCTCACCTCGCGCGACCGGCTGGCGCTCGTGTTCGACCGGCCGGCGGACGACGACCCCACCGTCAACGGCAACCTGGACGTCACCACCGGCTTCAACCAGCTGCGGCTGCGCCACGAGTACAAGGGCGAGGCGCTGCGGCTCGACACCCAGGCCCTGGTTGGCGACACGCTGGTGGAGTTCGCCATCGGCGAGCGCAACCTGCGCATCCACTCCACGGACCTGAACCTGCGCTCCACCGCCGAGCTGTCCTTCGGTGATGTCTTCACCTTCGCGGGCGGCGTGGACGTGGCGACCAGCCTGGCGCACGTCAACGCGCGCGTGCAGCGCCCGCCGCGCGAGGGCGAGCCGCCCATGCCGCTGGTCACCGAGGAGCTCCTCACCACGGATGGCGACTTCACCCAGTTCTTCCCCTCCGCCTGGGTGGAGGGGCGCTGGCGGCCGGTGAAGGGGCTCCTGGTGGTGCCCGGCGTGCGCGCCGAGGGCTACGTCTTCACCGACCAGGAGCATGCGAAGGGGTCGCTCGACCCGCGCCTCGCGGTGCGCTACGCGCTCACGGACGCGTGGACGCTCAAGGGCGGGGTGGGCGTCTACCACAGCCCGCCCATCCAGGATGAGCCGAGCATCGCCTTCGGCAACCCGGAGCTGCGCGCCAAGCGCTCGTTCCAGTACGGCCTGGGCGCGGAGTGGCAGCCGTTGCCGGAGTGGTTCGTCAGCAGCGAGGTCTTCTACAACGACCTGGACGACCTCATCGTCCGCTCGGACGGCCTGGTCGAGCGCGACGGCGAGCTGGTGCCGGAGCGGCTGAAGAACGGCGGCGTGGGGCGCATCTACGGCCTGGAGCTGCTCGTGCGCCGCTCGCTGACGGACCGGCTGTTCGGCTGGATTTCGTACACGCTCAGCCGCAGCGAGCGCCGCGACGCGCCGGGGGCGCGCTGGCGCAAGTTCGACAACGACCAGACGCACGTGCTGACGGCCATCGCGTCCTACAAGCTGCCCCGGGGCTGGGAGGTGGGGGCGCGCTTCCGCTTCGCGTCGGGCAACCCCACCACGCCGGTGGTCGGCTCGGTGCGCGACGACGGCACGGACGTGTTCCTGCCGCTGTACACGGCGGTGAACTCGCGGCGGCTGCCGTCGTTCAACCAGCTGGACATCCGCGTGGACAAGAACTTCGTCTTCGACCAATGGACGCTGGACGTCTACCTGGACTTGACGAACGTCTACAACAACGCGGCGGTCGAGGGCATCGCCTACAACTACAACTACACCCAGAGCGCCTGGTTCGAGGGGTTGCCCATCCTCCCCATTCTCGGCGTCAAGGGGGCCTTCTGA
- a CDS encoding protein adenylyltransferase SelO, giving the protein MSSLEQLRFDNVYAHLPAGFGARVAPRPFHGARLESVNPAALRLLDLPPEEARRPEFVAAFGGEAPLPGMEPFAMVYAGHQFGVYVPRLGDGRALLLGQVRNAAGETWDLHLKGAGPTPFSRGGDGRAVVRSTIREYLCGEAMHGLGIPTTRGLCILGGDERVYRESVEKGAMLVRLAPSHVRFGTFEYFHHTDQHGHVAALADHVIDAHFPHLSGVEGRYARFYAEVAERTARLMAQWQAVGFAHGVMNTDNMSILGLTLDYGPFGFLDDFEPGFICNHSDDRGRYAFDQQPRIALWNLACLGEALLSLISEDEARATLGAFQPAFSAHFLAAMREKLGLREAREEDRALVGDLFSRMAEARVDYTRLFRALGRFETSAGAGPSAAGALFPDPAAFTPWAVQYRARLQSEGSVDVERRARMDRVNPRYVLRNWLAEAAIRDAERGDYGQVDRLLEALADPFTERPDFEEYTSAPPAWGRHLVVSCSS; this is encoded by the coding sequence ATGTCCTCGCTCGAACAGCTCCGCTTCGACAACGTCTATGCCCACCTGCCCGCCGGCTTCGGCGCGCGGGTGGCGCCCCGTCCCTTCCATGGCGCCCGGCTGGAGAGCGTCAACCCGGCCGCGCTCCGCCTGTTGGACCTGCCCCCGGAGGAGGCACGGCGTCCGGAGTTCGTCGCGGCGTTCGGCGGCGAGGCGCCCCTGCCGGGCATGGAGCCCTTCGCCATGGTGTACGCGGGGCACCAGTTCGGGGTGTACGTCCCCCGGCTCGGGGATGGCCGCGCGCTGCTGCTGGGGCAGGTGCGCAACGCTGCGGGCGAGACGTGGGACCTGCACCTGAAGGGCGCCGGCCCCACGCCCTTCTCTCGCGGCGGTGACGGGCGCGCGGTGGTGCGCTCCACCATCCGCGAGTACCTGTGCGGCGAGGCGATGCACGGGCTGGGCATCCCCACCACGCGGGGGCTGTGCATCCTCGGCGGCGACGAGCGCGTGTACCGCGAGTCGGTGGAGAAGGGCGCCATGCTGGTGCGGCTGGCCCCGTCGCACGTGCGCTTCGGCACGTTCGAGTACTTCCACCACACCGACCAGCACGGCCACGTCGCGGCGCTGGCGGACCACGTCATCGACGCGCACTTCCCGCACCTGTCCGGCGTGGAGGGGCGCTACGCGCGCTTCTACGCGGAGGTGGCCGAGCGCACCGCGCGGCTGATGGCGCAATGGCAGGCGGTGGGCTTCGCGCACGGGGTGATGAACACGGACAACATGTCCATCCTCGGGCTCACGCTGGACTACGGGCCCTTCGGCTTCCTGGACGACTTCGAGCCGGGCTTCATCTGCAACCACTCGGACGACCGGGGTCGTTACGCCTTCGACCAGCAGCCGCGCATCGCGCTGTGGAACCTGGCGTGCCTGGGCGAGGCGCTGCTGTCGCTCATCTCCGAGGACGAGGCCCGCGCGACGCTCGGCGCCTTCCAGCCCGCGTTCAGCGCGCACTTCCTCGCGGCGATGCGCGAGAAGCTGGGCCTGCGCGAGGCGCGCGAGGAGGACCGCGCGTTGGTGGGCGACCTCTTCTCCCGCATGGCGGAGGCCCGGGTGGACTACACGCGGTTGTTCCGCGCGTTGGGGAGGTTCGAGACCTCGGCCGGCGCGGGGCCCTCCGCCGCGGGCGCGTTGTTCCCGGACCCCGCGGCCTTCACGCCGTGGGCGGTGCAGTACCGGGCGAGGCTCCAGTCCGAGGGCAGCGTGGACGTGGAGCGACGGGCCCGCATGGACCGCGTCAACCCGCGCTACGTGCTGCGCAACTGGCTGGCCGAGGCGGCCATCCGCGACGCGGAGCGGGGCGACTACGGCCAGGTGGACCGGCTGCTGGAGGCGCTGGCAGACCCGTTCACCGAGCGCCCCGACTTCGAGGAGTACACCTCCGCGCCGCCCGCCTGGGGGCGGCACCTGGTGGTGAGCTGCAGCTCCTGA
- a CDS encoding OmpA/MotB family protein, whose product MRTRLILGTLVALSLSTGCVSQGKFDAKALEAEQLAKGLTDEKGVREAAEAKVKALEEQNAALTQEKEALTNRLATSESRLTANAAERRALQEQNAQLAALNEELARNSKKLAQAKEELEKKSSEYENLAQSLKQEISEGKIELSEMKGRMTVQLKDKILFASGSARVGKEGTEALNKIAEALKTVTGKIIRVEGHTDDIPIGSGQFPTNWELSLARAMAVVRALQDSGVDPTMLSAAGYGQYQPIVPNDSAEHRSQNRRIEIVLAPKL is encoded by the coding sequence ATGCGGACACGGCTGATTCTGGGCACGCTCGTCGCCCTCTCCCTCTCCACCGGGTGCGTCTCGCAGGGGAAGTTCGACGCGAAGGCGCTGGAGGCGGAGCAGCTCGCCAAGGGGCTGACGGACGAGAAGGGCGTGCGTGAGGCCGCCGAGGCCAAGGTGAAGGCGCTGGAGGAGCAGAACGCGGCGCTGACGCAGGAGAAGGAGGCGCTGACCAACCGGCTCGCCACGTCGGAGTCGCGCCTCACCGCCAACGCGGCCGAGCGCCGCGCGCTCCAGGAGCAGAACGCGCAGCTGGCGGCGCTCAACGAGGAGCTGGCGCGCAACTCCAAGAAGCTGGCGCAGGCGAAGGAGGAGCTGGAGAAGAAGAGCTCCGAGTACGAGAACCTGGCGCAGAGCCTCAAGCAGGAGATCTCCGAAGGGAAGATCGAACTGTCGGAGATGAAGGGCCGCATGACGGTCCAGCTCAAGGACAAGATCCTCTTCGCGTCCGGCTCCGCGCGCGTGGGCAAGGAGGGCACGGAGGCGCTGAACAAGATCGCCGAGGCGCTCAAGACGGTGACGGGGAAGATCATCCGCGTGGAGGGTCACACGGACGACATCCCCATCGGCAGTGGTCAGTTCCCCACCAACTGGGAGCTGAGCCTGGCGCGCGCCATGGCGGTGGTGCGGGCGCTGCAGGACTCGGGCGTGGACCCCACCATGTTGTCCGCGGCGGGGTATGGCCAGTACCAGCCCATCGTCCCCAACGACTCGGCGGAGCACCGCAGCCAGAACCGGCGCATCGAAATCGTCCTCGCGCCGAAGTTGTGA
- a CDS encoding DUF4142 domain-containing protein encodes MRYGTRMVLAGVVVLLSACTSANSENDAEGLNVQAVTLSDAQIVRVMQVLNDGEVVLGKMGEARAKATSARDFNAKMVTEHTEARQRLDALSKDQDIMPAESQLSVQLVAEVQGQMRVLSSLEGEAFDQALMDVQVLVHARAAMVMDALVVPQVKDDALAAEAVAERQTVQKHLEEALSIQKTLFEAPETPAPP; translated from the coding sequence ATGAGGTACGGAACGAGGATGGTGTTGGCGGGCGTGGTGGTCCTGCTCTCCGCGTGCACGAGCGCGAACAGCGAGAACGACGCGGAGGGCCTCAACGTGCAGGCGGTGACGTTGAGCGACGCGCAGATCGTCCGCGTGATGCAGGTGCTGAACGATGGCGAGGTGGTCCTCGGGAAGATGGGGGAGGCGCGGGCCAAGGCGACGAGCGCTCGCGACTTCAACGCCAAGATGGTCACCGAACACACCGAGGCGCGACAGCGGCTGGATGCGCTGTCGAAGGACCAGGACATCATGCCCGCTGAGAGCCAGCTCTCGGTCCAGCTGGTGGCCGAGGTGCAGGGGCAGATGCGGGTCCTGAGCAGTCTGGAGGGGGAGGCGTTCGACCAGGCGCTGATGGACGTGCAGGTCCTGGTCCATGCCCGCGCGGCCATGGTGATGGATGCCCTCGTCGTGCCCCAGGTGAAGGACGACGCCCTGGCGGCGGAGGCCGTGGCGGAGCGTCAGACGGTCCAGAAGCACCTCGAGGAGGCGCTCTCCATCCAGAAGACCCTCTTCGAGGCGCCCGAGACGCCCGCGCCGCCGTGA
- a CDS encoding CHAD domain-containing protein codes for MAHPTPIRGLGPDSELGHAARRILAGRLADVRKPEARLADGIDDDAVHDMRVATRRLRASLQVFRPLGGLTKLETEVKQLQDALGEVRDLHVQALWLEDVAKKARREKPETRAGIVSLARQRQAGLKEKEARLRKVLDRWTHSTVPRLLRKLDSLDDNHRFGGRRVKDHLLWRVRRVRKRMGAYLDASDAETAHALRKDLKKLRYELEIYQPAFRRTLGALLEVLVPLQDGLGELHDADVRLEVFERLAAGGKPRERKAASALLPLIRDGRAKRSAEIARELQRWHTEDIPRRLSRVLT; via the coding sequence ATGGCCCACCCCACTCCCATCCGCGGACTCGGCCCCGACAGCGAGCTGGGCCACGCCGCGCGCCGCATCCTCGCCGGCCGGCTCGCGGACGTGCGCAAGCCGGAGGCCCGCCTCGCCGACGGCATCGACGACGACGCCGTCCATGACATGCGCGTGGCCACGCGCCGCCTGCGCGCCTCGCTCCAGGTGTTCCGCCCCCTGGGAGGGCTCACGAAGTTGGAGACCGAGGTGAAGCAGCTCCAGGACGCGCTGGGCGAGGTGAGGGACCTGCACGTCCAGGCGCTGTGGCTGGAGGACGTGGCGAAGAAGGCCCGCCGGGAGAAGCCCGAGACACGCGCGGGCATCGTCTCGCTCGCCCGGCAGCGACAGGCGGGGCTGAAGGAGAAGGAGGCCCGGCTGCGCAAGGTGCTGGACCGCTGGACGCACAGCACCGTGCCCCGGCTCCTGCGCAAGCTGGACTCGCTCGACGACAACCACCGCTTCGGCGGGCGCCGCGTGAAGGACCACCTGCTGTGGCGCGTGCGACGGGTGCGCAAGCGGATGGGGGCCTACCTGGACGCCTCCGACGCGGAGACGGCGCACGCGCTGCGCAAGGACCTGAAGAAGCTGCGCTATGAGCTGGAGATCTACCAGCCCGCGTTCCGGCGCACGCTGGGCGCGCTCCTGGAGGTGCTCGTACCGCTCCAGGATGGACTCGGGGAGCTGCACGACGCGGACGTGCGGCTGGAGGTGTTCGAGCGCCTCGCCGCCGGGGGCAAGCCCCGGGAGCGCAAGGCCGCGAGCGCCCTGCTGCCGCTCATCCGCGACGGCCGCGCGAAGCGCTCCGCGGAGATTGCCCGGGAGCTCCAGCGCTGGCACACCGAGGACATCCCGCGAAGGCTGAGCCGCGTGCTGACCTGA